The following are from one region of the Thermodesulfobacteriota bacterium genome:
- the glyQ gene encoding glycine--tRNA ligase subunit alpha, whose translation MYFQDIILELSRFWAAQGCVIMQPYDMEVGAGTFHPATLLRSLGPEPWSAAYVQPSRRPTDGRYGENPNRLQHYYQYQVVMKPSPQDIVDRYLESLRAFGLDLLEHDIRFVEDDWESPTLGAAGLGWEVWLDGMEITQFTYFQLAGSIELAPVTAEITYGLERIAMYLQGVDSVYQIQWTRGVRYGDVHHQGEREFSAFNFEEANVDLLVGLFNGFEAEAGRLFEAGLILPGYDYCLKCSHTFNLLDARKAISVAERTRYIARIRNLARRAAELYVQQRAAMGHPLLAAHAV comes from the coding sequence ATGTATTTCCAAGACATCATCCTGGAATTGAGCCGATTCTGGGCCGCGCAGGGCTGTGTCATCATGCAGCCTTACGACATGGAGGTCGGGGCCGGCACCTTCCATCCGGCCACCCTCCTGCGCTCTCTGGGGCCGGAGCCGTGGAGCGCGGCCTATGTCCAGCCGTCCCGGCGGCCCACCGATGGCCGCTACGGCGAGAACCCCAACCGGCTGCAGCACTATTATCAGTACCAGGTGGTCATGAAGCCGTCGCCCCAGGACATCGTCGACCGCTACCTGGAAAGCCTCAGGGCCTTCGGCCTGGACCTTCTGGAGCACGATATCCGTTTCGTGGAGGACGACTGGGAGTCCCCGACCCTGGGGGCAGCGGGCCTGGGCTGGGAGGTGTGGCTGGACGGCATGGAGATCACCCAGTTCACCTATTTCCAGCTGGCCGGCTCCATCGAGCTTGCGCCGGTCACCGCCGAGATCACCTACGGCCTGGAGCGGATCGCCATGTATCTCCAGGGGGTGGACTCGGTCTACCAGATCCAGTGGACCAGGGGCGTCCGCTATGGTGATGTCCACCACCAGGGGGAGCGGGAGTTCTCGGCCTTCAACTTCGAGGAGGCCAACGTCGATCTTCTGGTCGGGCTGTTCAACGGCTTCGAGGCCGAGGCCGGGAGGCTGTTCGAGGCCGGCCTGATCCTGCCCGGCTACGATTACTGTCTCAAGTGCTCCCACACCTTCAACCTGCTGGACGCCCGCAAGGCGATCAGCGTCGCCGAGCGCACCCGCTACATTGCCCGGATCCGCAACCTGGCCCGGCGGGCCGCCGAGCTCTACGTCCAGCAGCGGGCGGCCATGGGTCACCCCTTGCTGGCGGCGCACGCCGTCTGA
- the rsmB gene encoding 16S rRNA (cytosine(967)-C(5))-methyltransferase RsmB — MLSPSPRAVALAVLREWGRRPADLDRIIDRHLGRAGSLADRDRRLAFGLASGAVQRQGYLDWLAARFCRRPLPRLDPLALAALRLGLFQLLFLDRVPAFAAVHETVAAAKALGLADRTAGFVNAVLRQVDRQRPLLPEPAASLPATEALAVAASLPAWLVARWHRALGPEAAASRCQAANQPAPLVLRANRRRGDAGRLLASLAAAGLAAAPGRFAPQAVRLPADAGPVPELPGYSQGLFQVQDEAAQLVPLLLGPVPGGSFLDACAGLGGKTTQLAELAGPAGRIVAVEPEPARRRLLAENLGRLGLTAEVEIRAGRLEEQARTLPQGGFQGVLLDAPCSGTGVLRRHPDLRWRRQPEDLARYQAKQLALLEAAGPLVAEGGVLVYATCSHEPEENEEVLAAFLARHPGFRQDDPRPWLPAPARELVDGQGLLRTEPARHDTDGFFAARLARKG; from the coding sequence GTGCTGAGCCCGAGCCCCCGCGCCGTCGCCCTGGCGGTGCTCCGGGAATGGGGCCGCCGGCCGGCGGATCTGGACCGGATCATCGACCGCCATCTTGGCCGGGCCGGCAGCCTGGCCGACCGGGACCGGCGCCTGGCCTTCGGCCTGGCCAGCGGCGCGGTCCAGCGCCAGGGCTACCTGGACTGGCTGGCGGCCCGCTTCTGCCGCCGGCCCCTGCCCCGCCTCGACCCTCTGGCCTTGGCCGCCCTCCGCCTGGGCCTCTTCCAGCTCCTGTTCCTCGATCGGGTGCCGGCCTTTGCCGCGGTGCACGAGACGGTGGCGGCCGCCAAGGCCCTGGGCCTGGCTGACCGCACCGCCGGCTTCGTCAACGCGGTGCTGCGGCAGGTCGATCGCCAGCGCCCCCTTCTGCCAGAGCCGGCCGCCAGTCTGCCGGCCACCGAGGCCCTGGCGGTGGCCGCAAGCCTGCCCGCCTGGCTGGTGGCCCGCTGGCATCGCGCCCTGGGACCAGAGGCCGCTGCCAGCCGCTGCCAGGCCGCCAACCAGCCGGCGCCGCTCGTCCTGCGGGCCAACCGCAGGCGTGGCGATGCCGGCCGGCTGCTGGCCAGCCTCGCTGCCGCCGGCCTCGCTGCCGCGCCGGGCCGCTTTGCCCCCCAGGCGGTGCGCCTGCCGGCCGACGCCGGGCCGGTGCCGGAGCTGCCCGGCTACAGCCAGGGACTGTTCCAGGTCCAGGACGAGGCGGCCCAGCTGGTGCCGCTGCTCCTGGGGCCGGTGCCCGGAGGCTCTTTCCTGGATGCCTGCGCCGGCCTGGGCGGCAAGACCACCCAGCTGGCCGAGCTGGCTGGGCCGGCCGGCCGGATCGTCGCGGTGGAGCCAGAGCCGGCCCGGCGGCGGCTCCTGGCCGAAAATCTCGGCCGCCTGGGCCTGACGGCCGAGGTGGAGATCCGGGCGGGACGGCTGGAGGAGCAGGCCCGCACCCTCCCCCAGGGAGGCTTTCAGGGGGTGCTGCTCGACGCCCCCTGCTCCGGCACCGGGGTCTTGCGGCGCCATCCGGATCTGCGCTGGCGCCGGCAGCCGGAGGATCTGGCCCGCTACCAGGCTAAGCAGCTGGCGCTTCTGGAAGCGGCCGGCCCGCTGGTCGCGGAGGGTGGGGTCCTGGTCTACGCCACCTGCTCCCACGAGCCCGAGGAGAACGAGGAGGTGCTGGCCGCCTTTTTGGCCCGGCACCCCGGCTTCCGGCAGGATGATCCCCGGCCCTGGCTGCCGGCGCCGGCCCGCGAGCTGGTGGATGGCCAGGGCCTTTTGCGCACCGAGCCAGCCCGCCACGACACCGACGGCTTCTTCGCCGCCCGCCTGGCGCGCAAGGGTTGA
- the pgeF gene encoding peptidoglycan editing factor PgeF — protein MSHGCLQQRLSDGLLHLAFDSLCLPGFRHGVFGRPGGVSPHPWRSLNVGLGVGDRPENVAANRQRLKEALGLPRLVSLGQVHGAGVLVLRQAPDDDREIPGFDALVTDLAGVGIMIQGADCQAVFLLDPVRQAVGLAHAGWRGSVAGILPATVAAMVEAFGSRPADLLAAIGPSLGPCCAEFRGFRDELPASFWPYRLDGDRFDFWAISAGQLTACGLAPSRIACAGVCTVCDQDFFSFRRDRQTGRCAAVVGRC, from the coding sequence ATGAGCCACGGCTGCCTGCAGCAACGCCTGTCGGATGGCTTGTTGCACCTGGCTTTTGACAGCCTTTGCCTGCCCGGTTTCCGGCATGGGGTCTTCGGCCGGCCGGGCGGCGTCAGCCCCCATCCCTGGCGCTCGTTGAACGTCGGCCTCGGGGTGGGCGACCGGCCGGAGAACGTTGCCGCCAACCGCCAGCGGCTCAAGGAGGCCCTGGGCCTGCCTCGTCTGGTCTCCCTGGGCCAGGTGCACGGCGCCGGGGTGCTGGTGCTCCGGCAGGCGCCGGACGACGACCGGGAGATCCCGGGCTTCGATGCCCTGGTCACGGACCTCGCCGGGGTGGGGATCATGATCCAGGGTGCCGACTGCCAGGCGGTCTTTCTTCTGGACCCGGTGCGGCAGGCGGTCGGCCTGGCCCATGCCGGCTGGCGGGGCTCGGTGGCCGGCATCCTGCCGGCAACGGTGGCCGCCATGGTCGAGGCCTTCGGCAGCCGGCCGGCGGATCTCCTGGCCGCCATCGGCCCGTCGCTGGGTCCCTGCTGTGCCGAATTCCGGGGCTTTCGGGACGAGCTGCCGGCCAGCTTCTGGCCGTATCGGCTGGACGGCGACCGCTTCGACTTCTGGGCGATCAGCGCCGGCCAGCTTACGGCCTGCGGGCTGGCGCCGTCACGGATCGCCTGCGCCGGGGTCTGCACGGTGTGCGACCAGGACTTTTTTTCCTTTCGCCGGGACCGGCAGACCGGCCGTTGCGCCGCGGTGGTGGGCCGGTGCTGA